In Saccharothrix syringae, the following are encoded in one genomic region:
- a CDS encoding aminotransferase class V-fold PLP-dependent enzyme, translating into MRIPSSYLVQFHEPEGYLDFARFGPPAHAVVDASTRLLETSAAAGPSTVDDLMRQDLRARAAAARLCRGDTDHVALLPNTSTGLFQVALAVRGGVLVSAGEFPANTYPWVRAPGAEVSWLPAGPVTPEAVRAALTPGIDAVSVSAVDFRTGYRADLAALREAVGDRLLVVDGIQGFGVVDEPWEAADVLVVGGQKWLRAGWSTGFLLLSDRALERLDPVLSGWTGAEDAGLFDDAVHPVGEGAAGWSITNLSPIAAGALATALELVELAGVPALERRVAERVDELAEAVRAAGGEVVSATDRRAGILAFTLPDRPAPVVGAALAAAGVTATVRPEHVRLSPHASTTPGTVDRFAAALRELVAPAPRRTGAAPVTHDVLAALVPTVNGLAEALGPGTEVVLHDLGALPNSIVAIAGDLTGRQVGGPMTDLLLGLVRRGTTQDLAGYETYAPDGRAIRSSTVFLRDADGVAVGCLCVNSDPGAGVPPDRAVNAVEAFPGDVDTLQRLLVERAVDAVGVPVELMKKSHKSQVVRVLDEAGLFLIRDSVDYLAGVLGVTRYTIYNYLNEIRG; encoded by the coding sequence ATGCGCATCCCGTCCTCGTACCTCGTCCAGTTCCACGAGCCGGAGGGGTACCTGGACTTCGCCCGGTTCGGCCCGCCGGCGCACGCCGTGGTGGACGCGTCCACCCGCCTGCTGGAGACCTCGGCGGCGGCCGGGCCGTCCACCGTGGACGACCTGATGCGGCAGGACCTGCGCGCCAGGGCCGCCGCCGCCCGGCTGTGCCGGGGCGACACCGACCACGTGGCGCTGCTGCCCAACACCAGCACCGGCCTGTTCCAGGTCGCGCTCGCCGTGCGCGGCGGGGTGCTGGTGTCGGCCGGCGAGTTCCCGGCCAACACCTACCCGTGGGTGCGCGCGCCCGGCGCGGAGGTGTCGTGGCTGCCGGCCGGCCCGGTCACGCCCGAGGCGGTGCGCGCCGCGCTGACCCCCGGGATCGACGCGGTGTCGGTCAGCGCGGTGGACTTCCGCACCGGCTACCGGGCCGACCTGGCCGCGCTGCGCGAGGCGGTGGGCGACCGGCTGCTGGTGGTGGACGGCATCCAGGGCTTCGGCGTGGTCGACGAACCGTGGGAGGCGGCCGACGTGCTGGTGGTCGGCGGCCAGAAGTGGCTGCGCGCCGGCTGGTCCACCGGGTTCCTGCTGCTGTCCGACCGGGCGCTGGAGCGCCTGGACCCGGTGCTGTCGGGCTGGACGGGCGCCGAGGACGCCGGGCTGTTCGACGACGCCGTGCACCCGGTGGGCGAGGGCGCCGCGGGCTGGTCGATCACCAACCTCAGCCCGATCGCCGCGGGCGCCCTGGCCACGGCCCTGGAGCTGGTCGAGCTGGCCGGCGTGCCCGCGCTGGAGCGGCGGGTCGCCGAGCGCGTCGACGAGCTGGCCGAGGCGGTCCGGGCCGCGGGCGGCGAGGTGGTGTCCGCGACCGACCGGCGCGCGGGCATCCTGGCGTTCACCCTGCCCGACCGGCCGGCACCGGTGGTCGGCGCGGCGCTGGCGGCCGCGGGCGTGACCGCGACCGTGCGCCCGGAGCACGTCCGCCTGTCGCCGCACGCCTCCACCACCCCCGGCACGGTCGACCGGTTCGCCGCCGCCCTGCGGGAGCTGGTCGCGCCGGCACCCCGGCGCACCGGCGCGGCGCCCGTCACCCACGACGTGCTCGCCGCCCTGGTGCCGACGGTCAACGGCCTGGCCGAGGCGCTGGGCCCGGGCACCGAGGTCGTGCTGCACGACCTCGGCGCCCTGCCGAACTCGATCGTCGCCATCGCGGGCGACCTGACCGGCCGCCAGGTCGGCGGCCCGATGACCGACCTGCTGCTCGGCCTGGTCCGCCGCGGCACCACCCAGGACCTCGCGGGCTACGAGACCTACGCCCCCGACGGCCGGGCGATCCGCTCCTCCACGGTGTTCCTGCGCGACGCCGACGGGGTCGCGGTCGGCTGCCTGTGCGTCAACAGCGACCCCGGCGCGGGCGTGCCGCCGGACCGCGCGGTCAACGCGGTGGAGGCGTTCCCGGGCGACGTCGACACCCTCCAGCGCCTGCTGGTCGAACGCGCGGTCGACGCGGTCGGCGTGCCGGTGGAGCTGATGAAGAAGTCCCACAAGTCGCAGGTGGTGCGCGTGCTGGACGAAGCGGGGCTGTTCCTCATCCGGGACTCCGTCGACTACCTGGCGGGCGTGCTCGGCGTCACCCGGTACACCATCTACAACTACCTCAACGAGATCAGGGGCTGA
- the srmL gene encoding PheS-related mystery ligase SrmL, translating into MPRDLSDPAYGPHAVQLLLDEILAVLPGDVRVRRDPPDVSVDDNYTALGYPPDAVTRDARYTRYTAPGRMLRSHTTAMVPPALRLLGTTDDWDDVVLACVGQVYRRDAVDRVHSGTPHQLDLWRISRHEASLDELVEAVVTAAVPGLPYRTTPATHPYTTGGRQVDVLVGGRWLEVAECGLAARRVLRRAWLPDDVRGLALGLGLDRLLMIRKGVPDIRLLSSDDPRVAAQMLDLSPYRPVSRHPAITRDVSVAVAADADAETLGDAARGAVGDLAEEVLVLDETPVAELPPAAVARLGARPDQKNALLRLVLRHPTRTLTDEEANAARDAVHAAVHEGDQPLISLR; encoded by the coding sequence ATGCCCCGTGACCTCAGCGACCCCGCCTACGGGCCGCACGCCGTGCAGTTGCTGCTCGACGAGATCCTGGCCGTGCTCCCCGGTGACGTGCGCGTGCGCCGCGATCCCCCGGACGTGTCGGTCGACGACAACTACACCGCGCTCGGCTACCCGCCCGACGCCGTCACCCGCGACGCCCGCTACACCCGGTACACCGCGCCGGGCCGGATGCTGCGCAGCCACACCACCGCCATGGTGCCGCCCGCGCTGCGGCTGCTGGGCACCACCGACGACTGGGACGACGTGGTGCTGGCCTGCGTCGGCCAGGTGTACCGGCGCGACGCGGTGGACCGGGTGCACTCGGGCACGCCGCACCAGCTCGACCTGTGGCGCATCTCGCGCCACGAGGCGTCGCTGGACGAGCTGGTGGAGGCGGTGGTGACCGCCGCCGTGCCCGGCCTGCCGTACCGGACCACGCCCGCCACCCACCCCTACACCACCGGCGGGCGGCAGGTGGACGTGCTGGTGGGCGGCCGGTGGCTGGAGGTCGCCGAGTGCGGCCTGGCGGCCCGCCGCGTGCTGCGGCGGGCGTGGCTGCCCGACGACGTGCGCGGCCTGGCGCTGGGCCTGGGCCTGGACCGGCTGCTGATGATCCGCAAGGGCGTGCCGGACATCCGCCTGCTGTCCTCCGACGACCCGCGGGTGGCCGCGCAGATGCTGGACCTGTCGCCGTACCGGCCGGTGTCGCGGCACCCGGCGATCACCCGGGACGTGTCGGTGGCGGTCGCCGCGGACGCCGACGCCGAGACCCTGGGCGACGCGGCACGGGGCGCGGTCGGCGACCTGGCCGAGGAGGTGCTGGTGCTCGACGAGACCCCGGTGGCGGAGCTGCCGCCCGCCGCGGTGGCCCGGCTCGGGGCGCGCCCGGACCAGAAGAACGCGCTGCTGCGCCTGGTCCTGCGCCACCCGACCCGCACCCTGACCGACGAGGAGGCCAACGCGGCGCGCGACGCCGTGCACGCCGCGGTGCACGAGGGGGATCAGCCCCTGATCTCGTTGAGGTAG
- a CDS encoding pyridoxamine 5'-phosphate oxidase family protein, which produces MLSTKGEDFRAFWTERHLCTLTTIRRDGTPHVVPVGVTLDLETGIARVITSGGSSKVRHVAGAEGARVAVCQVDGARWSTLEGRAVVRREPEAVADAVERYARRYRTPRPNPERVVIEITVTRVLGTVR; this is translated from the coding sequence ATGTTGTCGACCAAGGGCGAGGACTTCCGCGCGTTCTGGACCGAGCGCCACCTGTGCACGCTGACCACGATCCGGCGGGACGGCACGCCGCACGTCGTGCCGGTCGGCGTCACGCTGGACCTGGAGACGGGCATCGCGCGCGTGATCACCTCGGGCGGTTCCAGCAAGGTCCGCCACGTCGCGGGCGCGGAGGGCGCGCGCGTCGCGGTGTGCCAAGTGGACGGAGCCCGCTGGTCGACCCTGGAGGGCCGCGCCGTCGTCCGCCGCGAGCCCGAGGCCGTGGCGGACGCCGTGGAGCGCTACGCGCGGCGCTACCGCACGCCCCGGCCCAACCCCGAACGGGTGGTCATCGAGATCACCGTGACCCGCGTGCTGGGCACCGTCCGATGA
- the cbiE gene encoding precorrin-6y C5,15-methyltransferase (decarboxylating) subunit CbiE: protein MITVVGIGADGWDGLPPAARRELASCQVLMGSSRQLDLVPGEFERVAWPSPLLPNLPDLLARHADRRIGVLASGDPGFHGIGTTLVRLLGADRVRVLPHPSSASLACARLGWALDEVTVVSLVGKPAALLVPHLHPGRRVLVLGGSPAEVAALAPDARITVLEQLGGPRERVHADLAAADPLHVLALECGRDGASTTPGRPDDAYEHDGQLTKREVRAVTLALLAPRPGELLWDVGAGAGSVAVEWCRTHPACRAVAVEKSPERAARVGRNATALGVPGIRVVVGESPAALDLEPPDAVFIGGGLTAPGVVERCWAALRPGGRLVANAVTLESEAVLTGWHARLGGELTRVEVSRAAPIGGFTGWRPQKPVTLWAVTRPWTGPESGTRPGAESGTQPGTGPGTRSVTEEEQ, encoded by the coding sequence ATGATCACCGTCGTCGGCATCGGTGCCGACGGCTGGGACGGCCTCCCGCCCGCCGCGCGCCGGGAGCTGGCCTCCTGCCAGGTGCTCATGGGCAGCTCCCGCCAGCTCGACCTGGTGCCGGGTGAGTTCGAGCGGGTCGCCTGGCCCTCGCCGCTGCTGCCGAACCTGCCCGACCTGCTGGCCCGCCACGCCGACCGCCGGATCGGCGTGCTGGCCAGCGGCGACCCCGGGTTCCACGGCATCGGCACCACCCTGGTGCGGCTGCTGGGCGCCGACCGGGTCCGGGTCCTGCCGCACCCGTCGTCGGCGTCGCTGGCGTGCGCCCGGCTCGGCTGGGCGCTCGACGAGGTGACCGTGGTCAGCCTGGTGGGCAAGCCGGCCGCGCTGCTCGTGCCGCACCTGCACCCCGGCCGGCGCGTCCTGGTGCTCGGCGGCTCGCCCGCGGAGGTCGCCGCCCTGGCCCCGGACGCCCGGATCACCGTCCTGGAGCAGCTGGGCGGTCCGCGCGAGCGCGTGCACGCCGACCTGGCCGCCGCCGACCCGCTGCACGTGCTGGCCCTGGAGTGCGGCCGCGACGGCGCCTCGACCACCCCCGGCCGCCCCGACGACGCCTACGAGCACGACGGCCAGCTGACCAAGCGCGAGGTGCGCGCGGTGACGCTGGCGCTGCTCGCACCGCGCCCCGGCGAGCTGCTGTGGGACGTCGGCGCGGGCGCGGGCAGCGTCGCCGTCGAGTGGTGCCGCACCCACCCGGCGTGCCGGGCGGTCGCGGTGGAGAAGTCCCCGGAGCGGGCCGCCCGCGTCGGCCGCAACGCCACCGCGCTGGGCGTGCCCGGCATCCGGGTGGTGGTGGGGGAGTCGCCCGCCGCGCTGGACCTGGAGCCGCCGGACGCGGTGTTCATCGGCGGCGGCCTGACCGCGCCCGGCGTGGTCGAGCGCTGCTGGGCGGCGCTCCGGCCGGGTGGCCGCCTGGTAGCCAACGCCGTCACCCTGGAGTCCGAGGCCGTGCTGACGGGCTGGCACGCGCGCCTGGGCGGCGAGCTGACCCGCGTCGAGGTCAGCCGGGCCGCGCCGATCGGCGGCTTCACCGGCTGGCGACCCCAGAAGCCCGTGACCCTGTGGGCCGTGACCAGGCCCTGGACCGGGCCCGAGTCCGGCACCCGCCCCGGCGCCGAGTCCGGAACCCAACCCGGCACCGGGCCCGGCACCCGGTCCGTCACCGAGGAGGAGCAGTGA
- the cobM gene encoding precorrin-4 C(11)-methyltransferase, translating to MTVHFIGAGPGAADLLTLRAARLLAAAPVCLYAGALVPTEVLGHCPPGARLVDTASLTLDEIVAELADAHAAGHDVARLHSGDPSVFSAVAEQMRRLDALGIPYDVTPGVPAFAAAAAALGRELTVPGVGQTVVLTRTAARATPMPPGEDLATLGRSGATLVLHLAVQRITEVVAELLPNYGPDCPVAVVARASREDEEVIRGTLATIADRVLAAGVKRTAVIVVGRVLTAEGFPDSHLYSADRCRS from the coding sequence GTGACCGTCCACTTCATCGGCGCGGGCCCCGGCGCGGCCGACCTGCTGACCCTGCGCGCCGCGCGCCTGCTCGCCGCCGCACCGGTGTGCCTGTACGCGGGCGCGCTGGTGCCCACCGAGGTCCTGGGGCACTGCCCGCCCGGCGCGCGCCTGGTCGACACCGCGTCGCTCACCCTCGACGAGATCGTCGCCGAGCTGGCCGACGCCCACGCCGCCGGCCACGACGTGGCCCGCCTGCACTCCGGCGACCCGTCGGTGTTCAGCGCGGTGGCCGAGCAGATGCGCCGGCTGGACGCCCTGGGCATCCCCTACGACGTGACCCCGGGCGTGCCCGCCTTCGCCGCGGCGGCGGCGGCGCTGGGCCGCGAGCTGACCGTGCCGGGCGTGGGGCAGACCGTGGTGCTCACCCGCACCGCCGCGCGCGCCACCCCCATGCCGCCGGGCGAGGACCTGGCCACCCTGGGCCGCAGTGGCGCCACGCTCGTGCTGCACCTGGCCGTGCAGCGGATCACCGAGGTGGTGGCCGAGCTGCTGCCGAACTACGGCCCGGACTGCCCGGTGGCCGTGGTCGCGCGCGCCAGCCGGGAGGACGAGGAGGTCATCCGCGGCACCCTGGCCACCATCGCCGACCGGGTGCTGGCCGCCGGCGTCAAGCGCACCGCGGTGATCGTCGTGGGCCGGGTGCTGACCGCCGAGGGCTTCCCCGACAGCCACCTCTACTCGGCCGACCGCTGCCGCTCGTGA
- a CDS encoding cobalt-precorrin-5B (C(1))-methyltransferase → MSTNLRFGWTTGACATAATTAAYTALLTGEFPDPVGIVLPKGQEPTFALAREELGTGFAAAHVVKDAGDDPDVTHGALVGATVRPGPPGSGVVFRAGPGVGTVTKPGLPLEVGEPAINPVPRRMMREHVERVAREHGGTGDVVVEISVAGGEELARRTWNPRLGILGGLSILGTTGIVVPYSCSAWIDSIRRGVDVARAAGRTHVAGCTGSTSERVAAELHGLPEDALLDMGDFAGAVLKYLRRHPVPRLTVAGGIGKLSKLADGHLDLHSGRSQVDLGFLASLVGDPALAEAVRGANTALGALRVCQAAGVPLGDLVAARAKAVADGVLRGAPVEVDVVVVDRAGVVVGRA, encoded by the coding sequence GTGAGCACGAACCTGCGCTTCGGCTGGACCACCGGGGCCTGCGCCACCGCCGCGACGACCGCGGCCTACACCGCGCTGCTCACCGGCGAGTTCCCCGACCCGGTGGGGATCGTGCTGCCCAAGGGGCAGGAGCCGACCTTCGCGCTGGCCCGGGAGGAGCTGGGCACCGGCTTCGCCGCCGCCCACGTGGTCAAGGACGCGGGCGACGACCCGGACGTCACGCACGGCGCGCTGGTCGGCGCGACGGTGCGGCCCGGCCCGCCCGGCAGCGGGGTGGTCTTCCGCGCCGGTCCCGGCGTGGGCACGGTGACCAAGCCCGGCCTGCCGCTGGAGGTCGGCGAGCCCGCGATCAACCCGGTGCCGCGGCGGATGATGCGCGAGCACGTCGAGCGGGTGGCGCGCGAGCACGGCGGCACCGGCGACGTGGTGGTGGAGATCTCCGTGGCGGGCGGCGAGGAGCTGGCCCGCCGCACCTGGAACCCCCGGCTGGGCATCCTGGGCGGGCTGTCGATCCTGGGCACCACCGGGATCGTGGTGCCGTACTCGTGCTCCGCGTGGATCGACAGCATCCGGCGCGGCGTCGACGTGGCGCGCGCCGCAGGCCGCACGCACGTCGCCGGCTGCACCGGCAGCACCTCGGAGCGGGTCGCCGCCGAGCTGCACGGCCTGCCCGAGGACGCGCTGCTGGACATGGGCGACTTCGCCGGCGCGGTGCTGAAGTACCTGCGGCGCCACCCCGTGCCCCGGCTGACCGTGGCGGGCGGCATCGGCAAGCTGTCCAAGCTCGCCGACGGCCACCTGGACCTGCACTCGGGCCGCTCGCAGGTGGACCTGGGCTTCCTGGCGTCGCTGGTGGGCGACCCCGCGCTGGCCGAGGCGGTGCGCGGGGCGAACACGGCGCTGGGCGCGCTGCGGGTGTGCCAGGCGGCCGGGGTGCCGCTGGGCGACCTGGTCGCGGCGCGGGCCAAGGCCGTGGCGGACGGCGTGCTGCGCGGCGCCCCGGTCGAGGTGGACGTGGTGGTGGTCGACCGGGCCGGGGTCGTGGTCGGGCGGGCGTGA
- a CDS encoding cobalt-precorrin-6A reductase yields the protein MKTVLVLGGTGEARELAGALAGTRVISSLAGRVSRPRLPPGEVRVGGFGGVQGLVDYLRAERVDAVVDATHPFAARITANAAAATAATGTPFLVLRRPPWPPQPGWTYVDGVAEAAELVRGRRAFVTTGRQELHHFTSGVARTVDPPGATDLTVVLDRGPYTLDGELALMREHRVEVLVTKDSGGPMTAAKLDAARHLGLPVVVVRRPPVPDAPLVETVAEAVAWLTRGSGAG from the coding sequence GTGAAGACCGTGCTGGTACTGGGTGGCACCGGGGAGGCGCGCGAGCTGGCCGGCGCCCTCGCGGGCACCAGGGTGATCTCGTCGCTGGCCGGCCGGGTGAGCCGGCCCAGGCTGCCGCCGGGGGAGGTCCGCGTCGGCGGCTTCGGCGGCGTCCAGGGCCTGGTGGACTACCTGCGGGCCGAGCGGGTCGACGCCGTCGTCGACGCCACCCACCCGTTCGCCGCCCGGATCACCGCCAACGCCGCGGCCGCCACGGCCGCGACCGGCACCCCGTTCCTGGTGCTGCGCCGCCCGCCGTGGCCGCCGCAGCCCGGCTGGACCTACGTCGACGGCGTCGCCGAGGCCGCCGAGCTGGTGCGCGGCCGGCGCGCGTTCGTCACCACCGGCCGCCAGGAGCTGCACCACTTCACCAGCGGTGTGGCGCGCACCGTCGACCCGCCCGGGGCCACCGACCTGACCGTGGTGCTCGACCGCGGCCCCTACACCCTCGACGGCGAGCTGGCGCTCATGCGGGAGCACCGGGTCGAGGTGCTGGTCACCAAGGACAGCGGCGGCCCGATGACGGCGGCCAAGCTCGACGCCGCCCGTCACCTCGGCCTGCCGGTGGTCGTGGTGCGCCGCCCGCCGGTGCCCGACGCGCCGCTGGTGGAGACGGTCGCCGAGGCCGTGGCCTGGCTCACCCGGGGTAGCGGCGCGGGGTGA
- a CDS encoding precorrin-2 C(20)-methyltransferase, with the protein MTGKLYGVGVGPGDPELVTVKAARLISEADVVVFHSARHGRSVARRIAEPYLRPGQVEEQLVYPVTTEDSDDYQGEIDAFYEECARRLAVHLDAGRVVVVLAAGDPFFYGSYMHLHKRLAHRYEAEVVPGVTSVSAGAAVVGRPLVERDEVLTVLPGTLPPDVLAEHLAGGDPVAVMKLGRTFPQVRRALEDAGRLDEAWYVERATTGRQRTAPLSEVDAGDVPYFSLALLPSKARRRRESVGEVVVVGLGPAGPQWLTPEARRALTEADDLVGYVTYLDRVNAGPRQRVHASDNKVESERAAFALDLARRGRRVAVVSSGDPGVFAMASAVLEVAAEEQFADVPVRVLPGLTAAHAVASRVGAPLGHDYCVVSLSDRLKPWGVIEERLEAAAKADLVLAIYNPASKSRRWQVESARDVLLRHRSPGTPVVIGRDVGGPEEHVRVVRLADLDPAAVDMRCLLLVGSSQTRWTDRGAVFTPRRYPG; encoded by the coding sequence ATGACCGGGAAGCTGTACGGGGTCGGGGTGGGTCCGGGCGACCCGGAGCTGGTGACCGTCAAGGCGGCGCGGCTGATCTCCGAGGCCGACGTGGTGGTGTTCCACAGCGCGCGGCACGGCCGCAGCGTGGCGCGGCGCATCGCCGAGCCCTACCTGCGGCCCGGCCAGGTCGAGGAGCAGCTCGTCTACCCGGTGACCACCGAGGACTCCGACGACTACCAGGGCGAGATCGACGCCTTCTACGAGGAGTGCGCGCGACGGCTGGCGGTCCACCTCGACGCGGGGCGCGTGGTGGTCGTGCTGGCGGCCGGCGACCCGTTCTTCTACGGCTCCTACATGCACCTGCACAAGCGGCTGGCGCACCGGTACGAGGCCGAGGTGGTGCCCGGCGTGACGTCGGTCAGCGCCGGCGCGGCCGTGGTCGGGCGGCCCCTGGTGGAGCGGGACGAGGTGCTGACCGTGCTGCCGGGCACGCTGCCCCCGGACGTGCTGGCCGAGCACCTGGCGGGTGGCGACCCGGTCGCCGTCATGAAGCTGGGGCGGACCTTCCCGCAGGTGCGGCGGGCGCTGGAGGACGCCGGGCGGCTCGACGAGGCGTGGTACGTGGAGCGGGCCACGACCGGCAGGCAGCGAACCGCGCCGCTGTCCGAAGTGGACGCCGGGGACGTGCCGTACTTCTCGTTGGCGCTGCTGCCGAGCAAGGCGCGGCGGCGGCGCGAGTCCGTCGGCGAGGTGGTCGTGGTCGGGCTCGGGCCGGCCGGGCCGCAGTGGCTGACGCCGGAGGCGCGGCGGGCGCTGACCGAGGCCGACGACCTGGTCGGGTACGTGACGTACCTGGACCGGGTGAACGCCGGCCCGCGGCAGCGGGTGCACGCCTCGGACAACAAGGTCGAGTCCGAGCGCGCCGCGTTCGCCCTGGACCTGGCCAGGAGGGGGCGGCGGGTCGCGGTGGTGTCCTCCGGTGACCCCGGCGTGTTCGCCATGGCCAGCGCGGTCCTGGAGGTCGCGGCCGAGGAGCAGTTCGCCGACGTGCCGGTGCGCGTGCTGCCGGGCCTGACCGCCGCGCACGCGGTGGCCAGCCGGGTGGGCGCGCCGCTCGGGCACGACTACTGCGTGGTGTCGCTGTCGGACCGGCTCAAGCCGTGGGGCGTGATCGAGGAGCGGCTGGAGGCGGCGGCCAAGGCCGACCTGGTGCTGGCGATCTACAACCCCGCCTCGAAGAGCCGGCGGTGGCAGGTGGAGTCGGCGCGGGACGTGCTGCTGCGGCACCGCTCCCCCGGCACGCCCGTGGTGATCGGGCGTGACGTGGGCGGGCCGGAGGAGCACGTGCGGGTGGTGCGCCTGGCCGACCTCGACCCGGCCGCGGTGGACATGCGCTGCCTGCTGCTGGTCGGGTCCTCGCAGACCAGGTGGACCGACCGCGGCGCGGTGTTCACCCCGCGCCGCTACCCCGGGTGA
- a CDS encoding precorrin-8X methylmutase: MTSYVRDGAEIYRRSFATIRAEADLDRFPADVARVVVRMIHACGMVDLVDDVAFSPGVVRGAREALLGGAPVLCDAQMVASGVTRRRLPADNEVLCLLGDPRVPALAEEIGNTRSAAALELWGERLDGAVVAIGNAPTALFHLLDMVAAGAPRPAAVLGVPVGFIGAAESKDALAANALGLEYLVVRGRRGGSAMTAAAVNAIASEDE, from the coding sequence GTGACCAGCTACGTCAGGGACGGCGCGGAGATCTACCGCCGGTCGTTCGCCACCATCCGGGCCGAGGCCGACCTCGACCGGTTCCCCGCGGACGTGGCGCGGGTGGTGGTGCGGATGATCCACGCGTGCGGCATGGTCGACCTGGTCGACGACGTGGCCTTCTCGCCGGGCGTGGTGCGCGGGGCGCGGGAGGCGCTGCTGGGCGGCGCCCCGGTGCTGTGCGACGCGCAGATGGTCGCCTCGGGCGTGACGCGGCGGCGGCTGCCGGCGGACAACGAGGTGCTGTGCCTGCTCGGCGACCCGCGGGTGCCCGCGCTGGCCGAGGAGATCGGCAACACGCGCAGCGCCGCCGCCCTGGAGCTGTGGGGCGAGCGGCTGGACGGCGCGGTGGTGGCCATCGGGAACGCCCCCACGGCCCTGTTCCACCTGCTGGACATGGTGGCGGCGGGCGCGCCGAGGCCCGCCGCGGTGCTGGGCGTGCCGGTCGGGTTCATCGGGGCGGCCGAGTCGAAGGACGCGCTGGCGGCCAACGCGCTCGGGTTGGAGTACCTGGTCGTGCGCGGTCGCCGGGGCGGCAGCGCCATGACCGCCGCGGCCGTCAACGCGATCGCGAGCGAGGACGAATGA